In Pedobacter sp. WC2423, the following are encoded in one genomic region:
- a CDS encoding DUF3526 domain-containing protein — protein MSPSAYTPLRTLIWKEFRLAFRDQIMSTLAIIIYTLFLTSGLLTIFQYQNDQQSREISNKKFRQQWEAQHHNPHEAAHFGTYLFKPLNLLSAFDPGLNDYFGTTYRVEAHIQHEVDYSNAERNDALMRFGQFTLALIMQMLIPLLLLFISSSALTDEKESGTFRMLMAQGIKPSQLAWGKVWSNYLLVVFLVIPIFIVLFFVILCSPSGAALLGRFLIIVCSYLLFYLLITLAGVIISALSGTSRTATLTVLTLWLFSSILLPKIAAAQATELYPLSSRAAFNNNVKQGFLKGIKGDLPYQQRGEKHYAALLKKYAADSTTQLPVNADGLMLQYHEDYQNKVFDYYYTALANTFNQQQSFLNYAGLADPFISLKRLSMAMAGTDFEHHQTFFLQAKAYRNTLIRKLNLELASHPVKPNESYRADPQFFQQLKDFQYQAPTLLQTLYLQRLALISLCCWIGLLSATLYFITKPSLR, from the coding sequence ATGTCTCCATCCGCTTACACGCCTTTACGTACCTTAATCTGGAAAGAATTCAGGTTAGCTTTCCGTGACCAAATCATGAGCACGCTGGCTATCATTATTTACACGCTGTTCCTGACCAGCGGGCTATTAACTATTTTTCAGTACCAGAACGATCAGCAAAGCCGCGAGATCTCCAATAAAAAGTTTCGTCAGCAGTGGGAAGCACAACATCATAATCCACATGAGGCTGCGCATTTTGGCACCTATCTTTTTAAGCCTTTAAATCTTTTAAGTGCGTTTGATCCCGGCCTTAATGATTATTTCGGAACTACTTACCGGGTAGAAGCTCATATACAACATGAGGTAGATTATAGCAATGCAGAACGTAACGATGCTTTGATGCGGTTTGGTCAGTTTACCCTGGCTTTGATTATGCAAATGCTGATTCCATTATTGCTGCTGTTTATCAGCTCCTCTGCACTGACTGATGAGAAAGAGTCTGGTACTTTCAGAATGCTGATGGCGCAAGGGATAAAGCCTTCACAATTGGCATGGGGAAAGGTTTGGTCAAATTATTTACTGGTCGTATTCCTGGTCATCCCAATTTTTATCGTGCTGTTTTTCGTCATCCTGTGCTCCCCTTCCGGCGCAGCTTTACTGGGCCGGTTTTTAATTATTGTATGCAGCTATCTGCTTTTTTATTTACTGATCACGTTAGCTGGCGTGATCATATCTGCCCTGAGTGGTACTTCAAGAACAGCCACACTAACTGTTTTAACCCTATGGCTGTTCAGCAGTATTCTCCTCCCTAAAATAGCAGCTGCTCAGGCAACTGAGTTATATCCTTTAAGCTCACGTGCAGCTTTCAACAATAACGTTAAGCAAGGGTTTCTAAAGGGGATTAAAGGGGATCTTCCTTACCAGCAAAGAGGGGAAAAACACTATGCGGCTTTATTAAAAAAATATGCGGCGGATAGTACAACCCAGCTTCCGGTTAATGCCGACGGCCTGATGCTGCAATACCATGAAGATTATCAGAACAAAGTATTTGATTATTACTATACAGCACTGGCAAACACTTTCAACCAGCAGCAATCTTTTTTAAATTATGCGGGTTTAGCAGATCCGTTTATTAGCTTGAAGCGGCTTTCAATGGCCATGGCAGGCACAGATTTTGAGCACCATCAAACTTTCTTTCTTCAGGCAAAAGCATACCGCAATACCCTGATCCGCAAACTGAATCTCGAACTGGCCAGTCATCCTGTAAAACCAAATGAAAGTTACCGGGCAGATCCACAGTTTTTCCAGCAGCTTAAGGATTTCCAGTATCAGGCGCCAACTTTATTGCAAACCCTGTATTTACAGCGTCTGGCACTAATTTCACTCTGCTGCTGGATAGGCTTGCTTTCTGCCACTTTATACTTCATTACCAAACCTTCATTGCGTTAA
- a CDS encoding DUF3526 domain-containing protein: MQLFILISRFEWRQFLRQPVQLLLLLFFLLMSLYSLYNGQSFVTRQLTGLDTLTNNQQSHRQELISRFYTDTATVKGKMLAEQAGLPQVVEFKAPPAATNPPHGLAVMAIGQRDLLPYFDIVSSKRDILTPPNAEIANPEKLASGNFDFSFVLIYLFPLLIIILSYDLFSREAEQQTDRLLAVQSGEIKRILGYKILFRLLFICLLTNILSLIGLLIRPASAALHLPDVLLWFLVTNTYLLFWFAVCWLVIMLRKSSQLNALILLGTWLLLTLILPAVTNKSAALKYPMPLRTELVSHQRETMTHTWEMPVPQLLKEFYQNNPQYLKLKTAGDTAIYGNKRFVAYYDLLGRRMNKNVQEYNAAAAKHNAWLSQMAWFNPVAQMQALLNATAQTGLSDYLYYQNQTGIFQNQWVKLMNSYLLSNKKLSLAEVRQLPVFRPAADQTRTNRILVNILSIWLAILLILLIARQKNKSK, from the coding sequence ATGCAGTTATTCATTTTAATTTCCCGTTTCGAATGGCGGCAATTCTTACGTCAGCCGGTTCAATTACTCTTGCTGCTATTTTTCCTGCTGATGAGTTTATACAGCCTGTACAATGGGCAAAGTTTTGTAACCAGACAATTAACCGGACTGGATACCCTGACAAACAATCAGCAGTCGCATCGCCAGGAGCTGATCAGCAGATTTTATACGGATACTGCTACTGTCAAAGGAAAAATGCTGGCTGAGCAGGCAGGTTTGCCACAAGTTGTAGAATTTAAAGCACCGCCCGCAGCAACAAACCCACCTCATGGACTGGCTGTAATGGCTATTGGCCAGCGCGATTTACTGCCATATTTTGATATTGTAAGTAGTAAACGTGATATTTTAACTCCACCCAATGCAGAAATCGCCAATCCGGAGAAACTCGCTTCGGGTAATTTCGATTTCTCATTTGTGCTGATTTATTTGTTTCCACTCTTGATTATTATCCTGAGTTACGATCTCTTTTCCAGAGAAGCCGAGCAACAAACTGACCGTTTGCTCGCTGTACAAAGTGGTGAAATAAAGCGTATCCTGGGGTATAAAATTCTTTTTCGCCTGCTGTTCATCTGCCTGCTGACCAATATACTCAGCTTGATTGGATTATTGATCCGCCCAGCCTCTGCTGCCCTGCATCTGCCTGATGTTCTTTTATGGTTTCTGGTGACCAATACCTATCTGCTATTTTGGTTTGCGGTCTGCTGGCTGGTTATTATGCTGCGCAAATCCTCACAGCTTAATGCTTTAATTTTACTGGGCACCTGGTTACTGCTGACTCTAATCTTACCAGCGGTAACCAACAAATCAGCCGCGCTTAAATATCCTATGCCACTGCGCACTGAACTCGTATCCCATCAGCGGGAAACGATGACGCATACCTGGGAAATGCCGGTCCCGCAGTTATTAAAAGAGTTTTATCAGAATAACCCGCAATACCTTAAGCTAAAAACTGCTGGCGACACGGCTATTTATGGGAATAAAAGATTCGTAGCCTATTATGACCTGCTGGGCAGACGGATGAACAAAAATGTTCAGGAATATAATGCTGCTGCTGCAAAACACAATGCCTGGTTAAGTCAAATGGCCTGGTTTAATCCGGTAGCTCAAATGCAGGCATTGCTGAATGCGACTGCACAGACCGGGCTCAGTGACTATCTGTATTATCAAAACCAGACTGGCATCTTTCAGAATCAATGGGTAAAACTGATGAACAGCTACCTGTTGTCTAATAAAAAATTAAGCCTGGCTGAAGTCCGCCAACTGCCTGTATTTCGGCCTGCAGCAGATCAAACCAGAACAAACCGGATTCTAGTCAATATCCTGTCTATCTGGCTGGCCATTTTACTGATCCTGCTGATTGCCCGTCAAAAAAACAAATCCAAATAA
- a CDS encoding TonB-dependent siderophore receptor translates to MKKTFYLLMLSLSALPNFLHAQQPKKLTDTTSQINKLNQINVTRKKKVRIKTDTLSNSLKLQQPLIQIPQNIISVSTGLLQQQGALELKDAARNASGVYFGYNSTPFDNSAVAQIRGFAAYTTLNGMSRRFSYGASIDDEALIENVEFVKGPAGFLNSVGDPGGSINILTKTPGHKMFNIVQTAGSFNLYRITADIGSEVQKKGFSYRFNTAYQHKDSYLNDISTNKYVVAPVLQYNFSPDTYVLAEYDFIRGEIQNGSAIVKVRSEQDILKGPISTNYSSERALPASYTQNETARFYAVHKFNDNWQVTSQSSYLSSPYKNWNMTSKGSMVNFDANGNTKRRASLSMGAGKTFSSQLFANGQLKTGGIKHQLLFGADYTNSRDSLSLNNGKIESDYNKSGTVNTARPETVKLTTRINRTNNNTFIKSAFIYDNIQLQEKLLLTLGARYTWYTNEKETTNAKGVVKTNNYNQKALSPRAALTYLVNPATSIFFLYDQSFVPQSYQRAIVDPLTKEVTGTAAIDPQKGKDMELGIKRNWFNSHLYTTINGFHTLKSNVPVTDLINAGFVTPAGQVTSNGIEVDVIGNITDQLSISTNYTYVKATITKDEDPELVGKELPQTPQQIFNTWIQYSFPLKNKASLNLSLGQTTMIKRSTSEKNQYIPDFTKYDAGLSYVQDKYFFRLIADNLTGKRYMSSGDLITGYPYDGRNFYYIDGDPFTVKVSLGIKF, encoded by the coding sequence ATGAAAAAAACCTTTTACTTACTTATGCTCAGTTTGAGCGCTCTCCCCAATTTTCTTCATGCCCAGCAACCTAAAAAGTTAACCGATACCACGAGTCAGATCAATAAACTCAATCAGATCAATGTAACCCGTAAAAAGAAGGTCAGGATTAAAACTGATACCCTTTCCAATAGCTTAAAGCTGCAACAGCCATTAATTCAGATCCCCCAGAATATCATCAGCGTATCGACCGGCTTATTACAACAACAAGGCGCATTGGAACTCAAAGATGCTGCACGTAATGCCAGCGGTGTTTATTTTGGTTATAACAGCACTCCATTTGATAACTCTGCCGTTGCACAGATTCGTGGTTTCGCCGCTTATACGACCTTAAATGGAATGTCACGCCGTTTTAGTTATGGTGCTTCTATTGACGATGAAGCGCTGATAGAGAACGTAGAATTTGTTAAAGGCCCGGCGGGCTTTTTAAATTCTGTGGGGGATCCGGGCGGATCAATTAATATCCTCACTAAAACCCCCGGGCATAAAATGTTCAATATCGTACAAACAGCTGGAAGTTTCAATTTATACCGGATAACTGCGGATATTGGTTCTGAAGTTCAGAAGAAAGGATTCTCTTATCGTTTCAATACGGCTTATCAGCATAAGGATTCTTACCTGAATGATATCAGCACGAATAAATACGTGGTTGCCCCGGTATTACAATATAACTTTAGCCCGGATACTTATGTACTGGCAGAATATGATTTTATAAGAGGGGAAATACAAAATGGTTCTGCCATTGTCAAAGTACGCAGTGAACAAGACATCTTGAAAGGCCCGATCAGTACAAATTACAGTTCAGAACGGGCTTTACCTGCAAGTTATACACAAAATGAAACCGCAAGATTCTATGCAGTACATAAATTCAATGACAACTGGCAGGTTACTTCCCAATCTTCTTATTTATCATCTCCTTATAAAAACTGGAATATGACCTCCAAAGGAAGTATGGTGAATTTTGATGCAAATGGGAATACAAAACGCAGGGCCAGCCTATCCATGGGTGCGGGAAAAACCTTCTCCAGTCAGTTATTTGCAAATGGACAGCTCAAAACAGGAGGTATTAAACATCAATTATTATTTGGTGCAGATTATACCAATAGCAGGGATTCCTTATCATTGAATAACGGAAAGATAGAATCAGATTATAACAAATCCGGAACGGTAAATACAGCCAGACCAGAAACAGTAAAACTAACTACGAGGATCAACAGGACGAACAACAACACTTTTATAAAATCTGCCTTTATCTATGACAATATCCAATTGCAGGAAAAGCTTTTACTAACTCTTGGTGCAAGGTATACCTGGTATACGAATGAAAAAGAGACCACGAATGCTAAAGGTGTTGTCAAAACCAATAATTACAACCAGAAAGCACTTTCTCCACGTGCCGCATTAACCTACCTGGTTAATCCAGCCACCTCAATTTTCTTCTTATACGACCAGTCTTTTGTGCCTCAGAGTTACCAGAGAGCTATTGTTGATCCTCTTACAAAAGAAGTAACCGGAACGGCAGCTATTGATCCTCAAAAAGGGAAAGACATGGAATTGGGTATCAAAAGAAACTGGTTCAATTCTCATTTATACACGACTATAAATGGATTTCACACGTTAAAATCAAATGTACCGGTAACGGACCTGATCAATGCCGGATTCGTTACCCCGGCCGGCCAGGTAACCAGTAATGGAATTGAAGTGGATGTGATTGGAAATATCACCGATCAGCTTTCCATTTCCACCAACTATACCTATGTAAAGGCTACCATTACTAAAGATGAGGATCCGGAATTAGTAGGTAAAGAACTTCCGCAAACCCCGCAACAGATCTTTAATACCTGGATACAGTATAGTTTTCCACTGAAAAACAAAGCGAGTCTGAACCTGAGCTTAGGCCAGACCACCATGATCAAACGCAGTACCTCAGAGAAAAATCAATATATCCCAGACTTCACCAAATATGATGCAGGTTTGAGTTATGTACAGGATAAATATTTCTTTCGGTTAATTGCGGATAACCTGACTGGTAAACGTTATATGTCATCCGGCGATTTGATTACAGGTTATCCCTATGATGGCCGTAATTTCTATTATATCGATGGTGATCCGTTTACTGTAAAAGTATCTTTAGGAATTAAGTTTTAA
- a CDS encoding ABC transporter ATP-binding protein, with amino-acid sequence MLQAIELTKKYGDHTALNALNLNVEPGEVFCLLGQNGAGKTTTINLFLGFTGASSGKALVNGILVSPDQPDTKKFLAYIPEIVMLYANLTSLENLDFFSRIAGFNYKKEELEKYLLQAGLQPEAFHKRVGNYSKGMRQKVGIAIAVAKNAEVILMDEPTSGLDPKATHEFSEIVKQLSKDGRTIFMATHDIFNAVNVGTRIGIMRQGSLIHTLNAKDISASDLQQLYLETI; translated from the coding sequence ATGTTACAAGCCATAGAACTGACTAAAAAATACGGGGACCATACAGCACTTAATGCGCTGAACCTGAATGTTGAACCGGGAGAAGTGTTTTGTTTATTAGGCCAGAATGGAGCTGGTAAAACCACGACAATTAATTTGTTCCTGGGTTTTACAGGAGCTTCTTCGGGAAAAGCACTGGTCAACGGGATTCTGGTTAGCCCGGATCAGCCGGATACCAAGAAATTCCTGGCCTATATTCCGGAAATTGTCATGTTATATGCAAACCTGACCAGTTTAGAAAACCTTGACTTTTTTAGCCGTATTGCCGGATTCAATTACAAAAAGGAAGAACTCGAAAAGTATTTGTTACAGGCAGGTTTACAACCGGAAGCGTTTCACAAAAGGGTTGGAAATTACAGCAAGGGTATGCGCCAGAAAGTAGGGATTGCTATTGCTGTGGCCAAAAATGCAGAAGTCATTTTAATGGATGAGCCCACTAGCGGACTTGATCCAAAAGCAACACACGAATTCAGTGAAATTGTCAAACAGCTTTCTAAGGATGGAAGAACTATTTTTATGGCTACACACGATATTTTTAATGCCGTAAATGTGGGTACAAGAATCGGGATTATGCGCCAGGGATCACTCATCCATACGCTGAATGCAAAGGACATTTCTGCCAGCGATTTACAACAGTTATACCTGGAAACGATCTGA
- a CDS encoding MFS transporter: MHISTFNAFKSRNYRLYFSGQSISLIGTWMQKTAVSWVVYSETHSKFMLGLTLFASMFPSFIFSFLGGVASDRYNRYKLLLITQFASMGQAILLTLLIFFRHYSVWEIIALSALLGLINAFDVPARQSLVYEMVDDKADLPNALALNSSMVNLSRLIGPGIAGIALEKFGEDICFGLNAVSFIAVIGSLLLMKLPRYLEKPRTKNVFGELKEGFQYIKQTPSIAFVLIMLALISLLVLPFSTLIPVYAKDIFKGTASTFGVIDSVIGLGAFCGAIFLASLKPGRNLRKILATNTLIFGAGLVLFSHTTYYPIALVFATISGFGMMSQITISNTLIQTTVDPAMRGRVISFYAMAFFGMQPLGGLLIGTLSQWIGTPDTVMAQGIITLIIGFSLFCFLRKDEAQKLKAEQEV; the protein is encoded by the coding sequence ATGCACATCAGTACATTTAATGCCTTTAAAAGCCGTAATTACAGGCTGTATTTCAGTGGTCAGTCTATTTCACTGATTGGAACCTGGATGCAGAAAACTGCGGTGAGCTGGGTAGTGTATTCAGAAACGCATTCTAAATTCATGCTCGGACTCACACTGTTCGCAAGTATGTTTCCTTCTTTTATCTTTTCGTTTCTTGGCGGAGTTGCATCCGATCGGTATAACCGGTATAAGCTCTTGTTAATTACCCAGTTTGCTTCAATGGGGCAGGCAATTCTATTAACTTTACTGATCTTTTTCAGACACTATTCGGTTTGGGAAATTATTGCGTTAAGTGCTTTACTCGGGCTGATCAATGCCTTTGATGTACCGGCAAGGCAATCTTTAGTTTATGAGATGGTCGATGATAAAGCCGATTTGCCTAATGCACTCGCTTTAAATTCTTCCATGGTGAACCTGTCCAGGCTCATCGGTCCGGGTATTGCCGGAATAGCGCTGGAGAAGTTTGGAGAGGACATTTGTTTCGGTTTGAACGCTGTGAGCTTTATTGCAGTAATCGGTTCTCTGCTGCTGATGAAACTTCCCAGATACTTAGAAAAGCCCAGAACTAAAAATGTGTTTGGAGAACTTAAAGAAGGGTTCCAATATATTAAACAAACACCTTCTATTGCATTTGTGCTGATTATGCTGGCGCTGATCAGTCTGCTTGTTTTACCCTTTAGTACGCTGATTCCTGTTTATGCGAAAGATATTTTTAAAGGAACGGCCTCTACCTTCGGTGTGATTGACAGTGTAATCGGGCTGGGTGCATTTTGTGGCGCCATTTTTCTCGCCTCTTTAAAACCCGGCAGAAACCTGAGAAAGATTCTGGCAACCAACACGCTTATATTCGGAGCTGGGCTGGTCTTATTTTCACATACAACCTATTATCCCATTGCTTTGGTTTTTGCAACGATATCCGGTTTTGGAATGATGTCACAGATTACCATTAGTAATACTTTAATTCAAACAACCGTAGATCCGGCGATGCGCGGAAGAGTAATCAGCTTTTATGCGATGGCTTTTTTCGGAATGCAGCCCCTGGGTGGTTTATTGATCGGAACACTGTCCCAATGGATCGGTACGCCGGATACCGTCATGGCCCAGGGGATTATCACCCTGATTATCGGATTTTCTCTATTCTGCTTTTTACGCAAGGATGAAGCTCAAAAATTAAAAGCTGAGCAGGAGGTTTAA
- a CDS encoding glutaminyl-peptide cyclotransferase yields MYNKYKVLALGLAMTVASCQNKNKETKTTATAADSTSTQAPEKLTYKVVGTLPHDTAAYTEGFELHGGKIYEGTGTYENSFVSVSDTSAGKLEKKFPLKDKSIYGEGISILGNQLFQLTYQNHVAYVYDLKDLTKPTGTFKWPQEGWGMTNDGKNLYVSVGSSIIYKLDPKSFAVIGQIQVTDNLGTVDQLNELEYVDGFLYINQWQTTKILKVDVSTGKVAGTIDCFGLLSNYAPDYTPKSEDSVLNGIAWDKTHQLLYVTGKNWPLIFKLRLD; encoded by the coding sequence ATGTATAACAAATATAAAGTGCTGGCTCTTGGGCTGGCTATGACCGTTGCTTCCTGTCAAAATAAAAATAAGGAAACAAAAACAACAGCTACAGCAGCAGACTCAACTTCCACGCAGGCTCCTGAAAAGCTCACCTATAAAGTTGTGGGCACCTTACCACATGATACTGCTGCCTACACCGAGGGGTTTGAACTCCATGGTGGAAAAATCTATGAAGGAACCGGAACCTATGAGAATTCATTTGTCTCGGTATCTGATACGAGTGCTGGCAAGCTGGAGAAAAAATTCCCTCTGAAAGACAAAAGTATTTATGGCGAAGGAATCTCCATATTGGGCAATCAGCTTTTTCAGCTGACTTATCAAAACCATGTCGCGTATGTCTATGACCTGAAAGACCTGACCAAACCAACCGGGACCTTCAAGTGGCCGCAGGAAGGCTGGGGAATGACTAATGATGGTAAAAATCTTTACGTGAGTGTGGGGAGTTCTATTATTTATAAACTTGATCCAAAAAGCTTTGCTGTTATCGGGCAAATACAAGTCACAGATAATTTAGGTACCGTAGATCAGCTGAATGAACTGGAATATGTGGATGGATTCCTTTACATTAATCAATGGCAGACGACAAAAATATTGAAAGTGGATGTGTCTACCGGAAAGGTGGCTGGAACTATTGATTGCTTCGGACTGTTGTCAAATTATGCACCAGATTATACCCCGAAATCTGAGGATAGTGTGCTGAATGGTATTGCCTGGGATAAAACGCATCAATTATTGTATGTAACTGGTAAAAACTGGCCGCTAATTTTCAAACTGCGTTTAGACTAA
- the nhaA gene encoding Na+/H+ antiporter NhaA — translation MELIPKSPIEKIIAPVSKFIHLEYTGGIVLFLSVIIAILWANSPFHESYHHLWDIKFSIGFDSYVLNKPLHIWINDGLMALFFFVIGLELKREFMEGELSTLKKASLPMMAALGGMLIPAAIFFVINKGLASEHGWGIPMATDIAFALALLSMAGKHIPGSVKVFLSALAVADDLGAVLVIAFFYTSNLNFVPLGIAAVFLLVLLAGNKLGIRSTAFYLLIGIAVWIGFLLSGVHATIAGVLVAFTIPAVTKINENSFSENLRKLSADFEKEIPNDGLLTTSEQHRTIEEVKSLTLAAETPLQKIEYALHPWVAFVIMPLFALANAGIIIGADFFSALVNPVSLGVISGLIIGKFVGVLLFTWLMVKTGLAQLPDQANWKHITGVALLAGVGFTMSLFISNLAFEQPEFINQAKYGILMASLIAGIAGITLLKSFKKV, via the coding sequence ATGGAATTAATACCTAAATCACCCATTGAAAAAATTATTGCCCCGGTAAGCAAATTCATTCATTTGGAATATACTGGTGGAATAGTCCTGTTTTTAAGTGTGATTATTGCCATTTTATGGGCCAATTCACCATTTCATGAGTCATATCATCATTTGTGGGATATTAAATTCTCTATTGGTTTTGATAGCTATGTATTGAACAAGCCGCTTCACATCTGGATTAATGACGGGTTGATGGCTCTGTTTTTCTTTGTAATTGGATTAGAGCTTAAAAGAGAGTTTATGGAAGGTGAATTGTCCACCTTAAAGAAGGCTTCTTTACCGATGATGGCCGCTTTAGGCGGAATGCTGATTCCAGCCGCTATTTTCTTTGTGATCAATAAAGGATTGGCTTCTGAACACGGCTGGGGTATTCCAATGGCTACAGATATTGCTTTTGCACTGGCGCTGCTTTCTATGGCTGGAAAACATATTCCCGGCTCAGTAAAGGTGTTTCTTTCTGCTCTGGCAGTTGCGGATGACCTGGGGGCAGTTTTAGTCATCGCATTTTTTTACACCAGTAATTTAAATTTTGTTCCACTGGGCATAGCAGCAGTTTTTCTGCTGGTACTCCTGGCCGGTAATAAATTAGGGATCAGAAGTACAGCCTTTTATCTTTTAATCGGAATTGCAGTTTGGATTGGATTTTTACTTTCGGGAGTTCATGCCACAATCGCAGGGGTTTTAGTCGCATTCACTATTCCTGCGGTGACTAAGATTAATGAAAATAGCTTCTCCGAAAACCTGAGAAAGTTATCAGCAGATTTTGAAAAGGAAATCCCTAATGATGGTCTGCTGACCACTTCAGAACAACATAGAACTATCGAAGAAGTCAAAAGCCTGACGCTGGCAGCAGAAACCCCATTGCAAAAAATTGAGTATGCTTTGCATCCCTGGGTTGCTTTTGTAATTATGCCGCTTTTCGCGCTCGCTAATGCAGGTATAATTATAGGTGCAGACTTCTTCTCCGCTTTGGTGAATCCAGTGAGTCTGGGGGTTATATCCGGCTTAATCATTGGTAAATTTGTGGGTGTGCTTTTATTTACCTGGTTAATGGTAAAAACCGGATTGGCACAATTGCCGGATCAGGCAAACTGGAAACATATTACAGGTGTGGCTTTGCTGGCTGGTGTAGGTTTTACCATGTCCCTGTTTATCAGTAACCTGGCATTTGAACAACCAGAATTCATTAATCAGGCTAAATATGGTATTCTTATGGCGTCATTAATTGCAGGTATAGCAGGGATAACCCTGTTAAAGAGTTTTAAAAAAGTTTAA
- a CDS encoding VOC family protein, with product MKPHAFLLVLCLFAGAVSQSFAQTSPGKEAAVLNHIAVYVTDLKKSTEFYEKLFHLQQIQEPFKDGKHSWFTLGAAGQMHLILGAKQTTVHDKNEHLCFSVRSIPDFIQLLDQQKVDYSNWPGTAKEPTIRVDGVKQIYFQDPDGHWLEVNDDKK from the coding sequence ATGAAACCTCATGCTTTTTTGCTTGTACTCTGCTTATTTGCGGGTGCTGTAAGTCAATCATTTGCGCAAACTTCGCCAGGAAAAGAAGCCGCAGTCCTCAATCACATCGCTGTTTATGTGACCGATCTAAAAAAAAGTACGGAATTTTATGAAAAACTATTCCACCTGCAACAAATTCAGGAACCTTTTAAAGATGGTAAACATAGCTGGTTTACGCTTGGAGCTGCCGGACAAATGCATCTTATCCTGGGTGCAAAACAAACCACTGTTCATGATAAAAATGAACACCTGTGTTTTAGTGTACGTTCGATTCCGGATTTTATTCAGTTGCTGGATCAGCAGAAAGTTGATTATTCCAATTGGCCTGGTACAGCTAAGGAGCCGACCATCAGAGTAGATGGTGTGAAGCAAATCTATTTCCAGGATCCTGACGGACACTGGCTTGAAGTAAATGATGACAAAAAATAA